The DNA segment GAGCTGCCAACCCTCCCAGTCGTCCTCGGCCAGGCCATCTTCGATGCTGATAATCGGATATTGGGAGGTCAGATCGACGTAATAATCGACCATCTCGGCACTGGAGAGTTTTCGGCCTTCCTTGGCGAGATCGTACTGGCCCTCTTTGTAGAACTCGGTTGATGCGGTATCGAGGGCAATGAAGCACTGGTCTCCGGGTTTGTACCCCGCCGCTTCGATGGCATTCAGGACCATCTCCACCGCGGCTTTGTTCGAAGGCAGGGCCGGAGCGAAGCCTCCCTCATCTCCTACTGCCGTGGTTAGCCCCTTGTCCTTGAGCAGTTTTTTGAGGGCATGATAGATTTCCGTCCCCATTCGCAGGGCCTCTGCGAAAGTGGGTGCTCCGGCCGGGACGATCATGAACTCCTGAAAATCCACCGAGTCCTCAGCGTGTTTTCCGCCGTTGAGGATGTTCATCATCGGCACGGGCAGGAGATGAGCATTGTCCCCGCCGAGATAGCGATATAAGGGGAGTTTGGATGAGTTGGCGGCTGCGTGCGCGACGGCGAGCGATACCCCCAGGATGGCGTTGGCCCCCAGATTGGATTTTGTGGGCGTGCTATCGAGCACCAGCATGATCCGGTCGATCTCCTCTTGCGCCGTGGCCGGCTTCCAGATGAGGGCCGGAGCGATTTTCTCATTGACGTTGGCCACCGCCCGGAGGACACCTTTGCCGTTGTATCGGCTCTTGTTTCCATCGCGAAGCTCCAGCGCTTCATGGGAGCCGGTGCTTGCCCCGGAGGGCACCGCCGCCCGCCCGATGCTTCCATCGGTCAGTCTCACTTCCACCTCGACGGTGGGATTTCCCCGGGAGTCGAGGATTTCCCGGGCTTTGATTTTATCGATTTTCATTTGTTCTCCTTTTTCCCTCCCTCTAATCCCTCCCACAAGGGGAGAGGGTTAGGGGGTGATAGCTTTCAATGCCTTTTGAACCGCATCCTTGGCATCTTCGGCGATGATGATCGAATCGTCCGCTTTTCCTTTTCTTGAAATCTCCCAAGTATTCAATCCGATGACCGGAACCCCTCTTTTGAGGGCATGCCCGATCTCGGAGAGGGTGCCGTATTCGCCGTCGATGGCGATCAAAGCCTGGGCCGACTTGATGATGACCACATTGCGCATCTCTCCCATCCCGGTGACAATGGGAATATCTACATAAGGATTGGCGTCGGATCGATCATTTCCGGGCAGAATCCCGAGGGTCTGTCCGCCCGCTTCTTTGGCTCCTCGGCAGACTGCCTCCATCACTCCTCCCAGTCCGCCGCAGATCACC comes from the Dehalococcoidia bacterium genome and includes:
- a CDS encoding TIGR00725 family protein; translation: MVIGVIGGSKCSRKAAKLAEEVGRELATQQATVICGGLGGVMEAVCRGAKEAGGQTLGILPGNDRSDANPYVDIPIVTGMGEMRNVVIIKSAQALIAIDGEYGTLSEIGHALKRGVPVIGLNTWEISRKGKADDSIIIAEDAKDAVQKALKAITP
- the eno gene encoding phosphopyruvate hydratase; this encodes MKIDKIKAREILDSRGNPTVEVEVRLTDGSIGRAAVPSGASTGSHEALELRDGNKSRYNGKGVLRAVANVNEKIAPALIWKPATAQEEIDRIMLVLDSTPTKSNLGANAILGVSLAVAHAAANSSKLPLYRYLGGDNAHLLPVPMMNILNGGKHAEDSVDFQEFMIVPAGAPTFAEALRMGTEIYHALKKLLKDKGLTTAVGDEGGFAPALPSNKAAVEMVLNAIEAAGYKPGDQCFIALDTASTEFYKEGQYDLAKEGRKLSSAEMVDYYVDLTSQYPIISIEDGLAEDDWEGWQLLTQKIGPKVQVVGDDLYVTNIQRISQGIQQKASNSALIKLNQIGTLTETRSAIEMARGAGWTAVISHRSGETEDTTISDLCVGLSTGQIKTGAPCRSERVAKYNRLLRIEEELGSNARYAGLFAYMNLKRK